One window from the genome of [Mycobacterium] stephanolepidis encodes:
- a CDS encoding FAD-dependent monooxygenase encodes MRIAVIGGGLGGLTATISLTQAGHEVTLFEQRERFTEVGCGISVWPNAMRALDELGLGAEVRAHGIHHCSGAFLSPTGSRLLEPGHGTSRLLETPASSAATRARTRRRNRS; translated from the coding sequence GTGCGCATTGCGGTCATCGGTGGCGGCCTCGGTGGATTGACCGCGACGATCAGCCTGACGCAGGCGGGCCATGAGGTGACGCTTTTCGAACAACGGGAGAGGTTCACCGAGGTCGGTTGCGGTATCAGTGTCTGGCCCAACGCGATGCGGGCGCTCGACGAGCTGGGACTTGGCGCCGAGGTGCGAGCGCATGGCATCCACCACTGCAGCGGGGCATTTCTGAGCCCAACCGGGTCGCGGCTGTTGGAGCCCGGCCACGGTACTTCGAGACTTTTGGAGACACCTGCGTCGTCAGCCGCCACCCGTGCGAGGACTCGTCGGCGAAACAGGTCTTGA
- the rarD gene encoding EamA family transporter RarD, producing the protein MSGAIAASQESRLKSGYLFGAAAYFMWGLFPAFFPLLKPASALEILAHRMIWTLLLMLTVVAISRRLRDLIAMGPRNWLLLAGASVLIALNWGVYIYAVNSGHVLDAALGYFVNPLVTVLLGVLIFREPLSRWQLLALVLAVTAVIVLTINYGQLPVITLVLAVSFAGYGAIKKTVTVDPRVSLTAEGIVAAPFALAYVAFLGLTGQQHFLGYTHGHTALIVFSGVVTALPLLMFGIAAQRIPLVTLGLLQYLTPSLQMLWGVLVKHEAMPPERWAGFALIWAALVVFTVDVVRSARRVQPATT; encoded by the coding sequence ATGAGTGGGGCGATCGCCGCTTCCCAAGAGAGTCGTCTGAAGTCCGGATACCTGTTCGGTGCGGCCGCCTACTTCATGTGGGGATTGTTTCCCGCGTTCTTCCCTCTGCTGAAGCCGGCCAGTGCGCTGGAGATCCTGGCGCACCGGATGATCTGGACGCTGCTGTTGATGCTGACCGTCGTCGCCATCTCTCGGCGATTGCGCGATCTCATCGCGATGGGGCCGCGCAACTGGCTTCTCCTGGCGGGTGCCTCGGTGCTTATCGCCCTCAACTGGGGTGTCTACATCTATGCCGTCAACTCGGGGCACGTCCTGGACGCCGCGCTCGGATACTTCGTCAACCCATTGGTGACGGTGTTGTTGGGCGTACTGATCTTCCGGGAGCCGCTCAGCAGATGGCAGCTGCTGGCCCTGGTGCTGGCAGTCACCGCGGTCATCGTGCTCACCATCAACTACGGACAGCTGCCGGTCATCACGTTGGTACTGGCCGTCTCGTTCGCCGGATATGGAGCCATCAAGAAGACGGTGACCGTCGATCCGCGCGTGAGCCTGACTGCCGAGGGAATCGTCGCGGCACCGTTCGCGCTGGCCTATGTGGCGTTTCTCGGTCTCACCGGGCAGCAGCACTTCCTTGGTTACACCCACGGTCACACCGCGCTGATCGTGTTCAGCGGTGTGGTGACGGCGCTGCCACTGCTGATGTTCGGGATTGCGGCACAACGTATTCCATTGGTAACCCTTGGGTTGCTGCAGTACCTGACGCCGTCGCTGCAGATGCTCTGGGGTGTACTGGTCAAGCACGAGGCGATGCCCCCGGAGCGCTGGGCCGGCTTTGCCCTGATCTGGGCGGCGCTGGTGGTCTTCACCGTCGACGTGGTGCGCAGTGCGCGCCGGGTGCAGCCCGCCACGACCTGA
- a CDS encoding class I SAM-dependent methyltransferase, with product MAMNLVHRWCCSSEMWARKTESQLLPWALQGVELGADTLEIGPGYGANLRVLTKRTPQLTAVEIDDTMASRLQRLYSHQATVIQGDGTKLGFDDDRFSSVVCFTMLHHVPTPDLQDQLFAQAHRVLAPGGVFAGSDGVHSTFFRLLHIGDTYNPVPTTSLPDRLRAAGFTDIEHHLDGGNQRWRAVKAA from the coding sequence ATGGCAATGAATTTGGTGCACCGGTGGTGTTGTAGCTCGGAGATGTGGGCCCGCAAGACCGAGTCCCAGCTCCTGCCGTGGGCGCTGCAGGGCGTTGAACTCGGAGCGGACACCTTGGAGATCGGCCCCGGCTATGGCGCGAATCTGCGAGTGCTCACCAAACGCACCCCCCAGCTGACCGCCGTGGAGATCGACGACACCATGGCCTCGCGGCTCCAGCGGCTCTACAGCCATCAGGCGACCGTCATCCAGGGTGACGGCACCAAGCTCGGTTTTGACGACGACCGCTTCAGCTCCGTGGTGTGCTTCACCATGCTGCACCACGTCCCGACACCTGATCTGCAGGACCAGCTGTTCGCGCAGGCGCACAGGGTGCTGGCCCCCGGCGGTGTCTTCGCCGGCAGCGACGGAGTACATTCCACGTTCTTCCGGCTGCTGCACATCGGTGACACCTACAACCCGGTGCCGACGACATCACTGCCGGATCGCTTGCGGGCAGCAGGTTTCACCGATATCGAGCATCACCTCGACGGCGGCAATCAGCGCTGGCGCGCGGTTAAGGCCGCCTAG
- a CDS encoding DNA polymerase IV: MCAAGRWVLHLDMDAFFASVEQLTRPTLRERPVLVGGTGGRGVVAGASYEARVFGARSAMPMHQARRLVGISAVVLPPRGAVYGVASRRVFATVRSMIPVLEQLSFDEAFGEPAELAGATTETVGQYIDELRSRVLAETGLTASVGAGSGKQLAKIASGLAKPDGVRIIAPTEERSLLDDLPVRKLWGIGPVAEERLNRLGINTIGQFAALQTGELASVLGGTIGPALHQLARGIDERPVAERAETKQISAESTFADDLTTLDQLREAIEPIGAHAHRRLIKHGRGVRTVTVKLRRSDMSILTRSATLPYATTERAVLMSAARRLLLDPVEIGPIRLVGVGFSGFSDTQQASLFPDLDQTESIAETDESASAVAAPEPRVVSWGVGDDVSHPEFGHGWIQGTGHGVMTVRFETRGSGPGIARTFGVDDPGVTRADPVASLDWPQESAEPVDDGTEI, from the coding sequence GTGTGTGCTGCCGGTCGATGGGTTCTGCACCTCGACATGGACGCCTTCTTCGCCTCGGTCGAGCAGCTGACCCGGCCAACCCTGCGTGAGCGACCGGTCCTTGTCGGCGGCACGGGAGGTCGGGGCGTGGTGGCCGGTGCGAGTTATGAGGCCCGGGTTTTCGGTGCCCGCTCGGCCATGCCCATGCACCAGGCGCGGCGCCTCGTGGGCATCTCCGCCGTTGTGCTGCCGCCTCGCGGGGCGGTGTACGGCGTCGCGAGCCGACGGGTGTTCGCGACGGTGCGATCGATGATTCCGGTTCTGGAACAGCTCTCCTTCGACGAGGCTTTCGGGGAACCCGCCGAACTGGCCGGGGCCACAACCGAAACGGTAGGCCAGTACATCGATGAACTTCGTTCCCGGGTGCTCGCCGAGACCGGGCTCACCGCATCGGTCGGGGCGGGGTCCGGGAAGCAGCTCGCCAAGATTGCATCGGGACTGGCCAAACCCGACGGGGTGCGGATCATCGCTCCCACGGAGGAACGCTCACTGCTCGACGATCTGCCAGTGCGCAAATTGTGGGGGATCGGACCCGTTGCCGAAGAGCGGCTGAACCGTCTGGGAATCAACACTATTGGCCAGTTCGCGGCGCTGCAGACCGGCGAGTTGGCCTCGGTGCTGGGCGGCACCATCGGCCCCGCTCTGCACCAACTCGCACGTGGGATCGATGAGCGTCCGGTCGCCGAACGTGCCGAGACCAAACAGATCAGCGCCGAATCCACCTTTGCCGATGATCTGACGACTCTCGATCAATTGCGGGAGGCGATCGAACCCATCGGCGCCCACGCCCATCGACGGTTGATCAAGCACGGTCGCGGCGTGCGTACTGTCACCGTCAAACTTCGCCGCTCGGACATGAGCATCCTGACCAGATCGGCGACTTTGCCCTATGCCACCACTGAACGGGCGGTTCTGATGTCAGCCGCTCGCCGACTGCTGCTGGACCCTGTTGAGATCGGTCCCATTCGCCTTGTCGGCGTGGGATTCTCGGGATTCTCCGATACCCAGCAGGCCTCACTGTTTCCCGACCTGGACCAGACCGAATCAATCGCCGAAACCGATGAGTCCGCATCGGCCGTCGCCGCGCCGGAACCACGCGTGGTGAGCTGGGGCGTCGGTGACGACGTCAGTCATCCCGAGTTCGGACACGGTTGGATCCAGGGCACCGGACATGGCGTCATGACCGTGAGATTCGAGACACGTGGCAGCGGGCCCGGCATCGCGCGCACCTTCGGTGTCGATGATCCGGGTGTCACCCGCGCCGACCCCGTGGCCAGTTTGGACTGGCCGCAGGAGTCAGCCGAGCCGGTCGATGACGGCACGGAGATCTGA
- a CDS encoding asparaginase → MTTGGTIATEVGSDGIARHRSSGDELLAASGYGEVVVDDLMTIDSSEMTPQRWQQIAASIRGHIAGGASGVVIAHGTDTLEETALWLALTCAVPVPVVLTGAQRSGDHPESDGPGNLRDALTVAASGETLGVVVCFAGQVYAAPGLRKIDLADPAGFAGSTTVGHVRDGVFVRGGNAPAPFLGTVTRAALPRVDIVSLYPGADAVALDSYVRAGAQGLVLESMGAGNANDVVIEAVSRLVENGIRVLVTTRVPGGALAAGYAPGQRLIDAGAVVVPRLRSAQARVLLMAALATGSDLRAVIDRLG, encoded by the coding sequence CTGACCACCGGCGGAACCATCGCGACCGAGGTCGGCAGTGACGGCATCGCCCGGCACCGCAGTTCAGGCGATGAGCTACTCGCGGCGTCAGGGTACGGCGAGGTCGTGGTCGACGATCTGATGACGATCGACAGCTCGGAAATGACCCCGCAGCGCTGGCAGCAGATCGCCGCGTCAATCCGCGGTCATATCGCCGGCGGCGCCTCCGGAGTCGTCATCGCGCACGGCACGGACACCCTGGAGGAGACCGCACTCTGGCTCGCGCTGACCTGCGCAGTGCCGGTGCCCGTGGTGCTCACCGGGGCGCAACGCAGCGGCGACCACCCTGAATCCGACGGTCCGGGAAATCTTCGCGACGCGTTGACGGTGGCCGCGAGCGGCGAGACTCTGGGCGTGGTGGTGTGCTTCGCCGGGCAGGTGTACGCGGCGCCTGGCCTGCGCAAGATCGACCTGGCGGACCCCGCCGGATTCGCCGGTTCCACCACTGTTGGACATGTGCGCGACGGCGTGTTCGTTCGCGGCGGCAATGCCCCCGCACCATTCCTTGGCACCGTGACCCGCGCCGCGTTACCCCGCGTCGACATCGTGAGCCTGTACCCGGGCGCCGACGCGGTGGCGCTCGACTCCTACGTGCGAGCCGGCGCCCAGGGACTGGTGCTGGAATCCATGGGCGCGGGCAATGCCAATGATGTTGTCATCGAGGCGGTTTCGCGTCTCGTGGAGAACGGGATACGGGTGCTGGTGACCACCCGGGTGCCAGGTGGCGCGTTGGCAGCCGGATATGCGCCGGGCCAGAGATTGATCGATGCCGGCGCGGTGGTGGTGCCCCGGCTACGTTCCGCGCAGGCGCGCGTGCTGTTGATGGCGGCGCTGGCCACCGGATCAGATCTCCGTGCCGTCATCGACCGGCTCGGCTGA
- the ileS gene encoding isoleucine--tRNA ligase yields MPDGLRARGSSTDAYPRTDLGADQRSGSPNLPALEEQVLRYWGADDTFRASIANRDGSPEYVFYDGPPFANGLPHYGHLLTGYVKDIVPRYQTMRGHQVYRRFGWDTHGLPAELEAERQLGITDKSQIDDMGIAEFNDACRESVLRYTKEWQDYVTRQARWVDFDNDYKTLDPTFMESVIWAFKQLWDKGLAYEGYRVLPYCWRDETPLSNHELRMDDDVYQSRQDPAVTVGYRIAGNVDSRWAVLDGARLLIWTTTPWTLPSNLAVAVNPEVTYAVVKPEGSEERYLLAQQRIGAYARELGEEPTVLDTYTGAELLGMRYLPPFPYFQQDASPNAFTVLSADYVTTDDGTGIVHMAPAYGEEDKNVTDKAGITPVTPVDSKGRFDATVPDYQGQQVFDANAQIIKDLKNGTGSAGINDAVLLRHETYDHSYPHCWRCRNPLIYRAVSSWFIKVAEFRDRMVELNEQITWYPEHVKHGQFGKWLEGARDWSVSRNRYWGSPIPVWKSDDPAYPRIDVYGSLDELERDFGVRPTNLHRPYIDELTRPNPDDPTGQSTMRRIPDIFDVWFDSGSMPYAQVHYPFENAEWFDNHFPADFIVEYIGQTRGWFYVMHVLATAIFDRPAFRTCVSHGIVLGNDGQKMSKSLRNYPDVNEVFDRDGSDAMRWFLMASPILRGGNLIVTEQGIREGVRQVLLPLWNAWSFLQLYAPKPGVWRTDSTQVLDRYILAKLAQLRDDLTAAMDICDVSGACEHLRQFTDALTNWYVRRSRSRFWDEDADAIDTLHTVLETTCRLAAPLLPLTTEVIWKGLTGERSVHLTDWVPESALPADPDLVAAMDEVRKVASTGSSLRKAKKLRVRLPLLKLTVAVPNPERLEPYRALIADELNVKSVELTDDIAGYGKFELTVNARAAGPRLGKEVQTVIRAVKAGDWAQQADGTVVAAGITLQEGEFDSRLVAAEPDSTAALPGGGGLVILDDTVTEELEAEGWARDLIRELQDLRKSSGLEVSDRIEVTLEVPAERGAWAERHRDLIAGEILATTLEIGEAGQDTRTPATDLGDGVRVSLKKTAG; encoded by the coding sequence ATGCCTGATGGTCTTCGCGCACGCGGCTCATCCACAGACGCGTACCCGCGCACCGATCTTGGCGCCGATCAGCGCAGCGGATCACCGAATCTTCCTGCATTGGAAGAGCAGGTGCTGCGCTACTGGGGCGCGGACGACACATTCCGCGCCAGCATCGCCAACCGGGACGGCTCGCCGGAATACGTCTTCTACGACGGTCCGCCGTTCGCCAACGGCCTGCCCCACTACGGGCACCTGCTCACCGGGTACGTCAAGGACATCGTGCCGCGCTATCAGACCATGCGTGGCCATCAGGTGTATCGCCGATTTGGCTGGGACACACATGGTTTGCCCGCCGAGCTGGAAGCGGAACGCCAACTCGGCATCACCGACAAATCGCAGATCGACGATATGGGTATCGCCGAGTTCAATGACGCCTGTCGCGAGTCGGTGCTGCGCTACACCAAGGAGTGGCAGGACTACGTCACCCGGCAGGCGCGCTGGGTGGACTTCGACAACGACTACAAGACGCTCGACCCGACCTTCATGGAGTCGGTCATCTGGGCGTTCAAGCAGTTGTGGGACAAGGGACTGGCGTACGAGGGATATCGGGTACTGCCGTACTGCTGGCGTGACGAGACACCGCTGTCCAACCATGAGCTGCGTATGGACGACGACGTCTACCAGAGTCGCCAGGATCCCGCGGTCACCGTGGGATATCGGATCGCGGGCAACGTGGACAGCCGGTGGGCGGTGCTCGACGGTGCACGCCTGCTGATCTGGACCACCACCCCCTGGACCCTGCCCTCGAACCTGGCCGTTGCGGTCAACCCAGAGGTGACCTATGCGGTGGTGAAACCCGAGGGCTCAGAGGAGCGTTACCTGTTGGCGCAGCAGCGAATTGGAGCCTACGCGCGCGAGCTGGGTGAAGAGCCCACCGTGCTGGACACCTACACCGGGGCCGAGCTGCTGGGCATGCGGTACCTCCCGCCGTTCCCATACTTTCAGCAGGATGCGTCGCCGAATGCCTTCACGGTGCTCTCGGCCGATTACGTAACGACCGACGACGGCACCGGCATCGTGCATATGGCGCCCGCCTACGGTGAAGAAGACAAGAACGTGACCGACAAGGCCGGGATTACCCCCGTCACCCCGGTCGACTCAAAGGGCCGATTCGACGCCACTGTGCCCGACTATCAGGGCCAGCAGGTATTCGATGCCAACGCGCAGATCATCAAGGACCTCAAGAACGGCACCGGTTCCGCGGGTATCAACGACGCCGTCCTGCTGCGTCACGAGACCTACGACCACTCGTACCCGCATTGCTGGCGCTGCCGAAACCCGTTGATCTATCGCGCGGTGTCGTCGTGGTTCATCAAGGTGGCCGAGTTCCGCGATCGAATGGTGGAGCTCAACGAACAGATCACCTGGTACCCCGAACACGTCAAGCACGGCCAGTTCGGCAAGTGGCTGGAGGGCGCGCGCGACTGGTCTGTTTCCCGAAATCGGTACTGGGGCAGCCCCATACCAGTGTGGAAGTCTGACGATCCGGCGTATCCGCGCATCGATGTATACGGAAGTCTCGACGAGCTTGAGCGCGACTTCGGAGTTCGTCCGACGAACCTGCACCGGCCGTACATCGACGAGCTGACCCGCCCCAATCCGGACGATCCGACCGGCCAGTCCACCATGCGGCGCATCCCGGACATCTTCGATGTCTGGTTCGATTCGGGCTCAATGCCGTACGCGCAGGTGCACTATCCGTTCGAGAACGCCGAGTGGTTCGACAACCATTTCCCGGCAGACTTCATTGTCGAGTACATCGGACAGACGCGCGGCTGGTTCTACGTCATGCACGTGCTGGCGACCGCGATCTTCGATCGGCCCGCGTTCAGAACCTGTGTGTCGCACGGCATCGTGCTGGGCAACGACGGCCAGAAGATGAGTAAGTCGCTGCGTAACTATCCCGATGTCAACGAGGTCTTCGATCGCGACGGATCCGACGCGATGCGGTGGTTCCTGATGGCGTCGCCGATCCTGCGCGGCGGCAATCTGATCGTCACCGAGCAGGGCATCCGCGAGGGTGTGCGGCAGGTGCTCCTGCCGCTGTGGAACGCATGGAGCTTCCTGCAGCTGTACGCGCCCAAGCCGGGCGTATGGCGCACCGATTCGACGCAGGTACTGGACAGGTACATCCTGGCCAAACTGGCGCAGCTGCGTGACGACCTCACCGCGGCCATGGATATCTGCGATGTCTCGGGCGCATGCGAACACCTGCGGCAGTTCACCGATGCGCTGACCAATTGGTATGTCCGACGGTCACGTTCGCGATTCTGGGACGAAGATGCGGATGCGATCGACACCTTGCACACCGTCCTGGAGACCACCTGCCGTCTGGCCGCACCGCTGCTGCCGCTGACCACCGAGGTGATCTGGAAGGGATTGACGGGGGAGCGTTCTGTGCACCTGACCGATTGGGTGCCCGAATCGGCGCTGCCCGCCGATCCCGACCTCGTCGCCGCCATGGACGAGGTGCGAAAGGTGGCTTCCACTGGGTCTTCCTTGCGCAAGGCCAAGAAGCTGCGGGTGCGCCTGCCGCTGCTGAAGTTGACTGTCGCGGTACCGAACCCCGAGCGGTTGGAGCCCTACCGGGCACTGATCGCCGATGAGCTCAACGTGAAATCCGTGGAACTCACCGACGATATCGCCGGATACGGCAAGTTCGAGTTGACCGTCAACGCGCGCGCCGCCGGCCCGCGGCTGGGCAAAGAGGTGCAGACCGTCATCCGTGCGGTCAAAGCCGGCGACTGGGCGCAGCAGGCCGACGGAACTGTCGTCGCGGCCGGAATCACCCTGCAGGAGGGTGAGTTCGACTCACGGCTGGTGGCCGCGGAGCCCGATTCCACGGCCGCCCTTCCCGGGGGCGGGGGATTGGTCATCCTCGATGACACCGTCACCGAGGAGCTGGAGGCCGAGGGATGGGCGCGCGATCTCATCCGAGAGCTGCAGGATCTTCGCAAATCGTCTGGTCTGGAGGTGTCCGACCGTATCGAGGTCACCCTCGAGGTTCCCGCCGAGCGCGGTGCCTGGGCCGAACGTCACCGCGACCTGATTGCCGGTGAAATCCTTGCCACGACACTGGAAATCGGCGAGGCCGGCCAGGATACGCGAACGCCCGCCACCGATCTCGGTGACGGGGTCCGGGTGTCCTTGAAGAAGACGGCGGGCTAG
- a CDS encoding MFS transporter, with the protein MAMAPSTEHTLAISAADPVPHETGTAGYRRLTGALFAAGLATFAALYGTQAVLPALSADFGVSPAAAALTVSVTTGMLALSIIPASALSERYGRTRVMLVSAIATTIIGLLLPASPSFAVLLIGRAAEGAALAGIPAVAMAFLAEEVHPGSLGSAMGRYIAGTTVGGLSGRLVASSVLDVSNWRIALLGSGAMTLVCTVLFAVLLPKSQFFAPKRVRVGTTMRILGAHLRNPVLLIMFGLAFVLMGGFVTVYNYLGYRLVAPPFDLPTAIAGLLFLLYLAGTVSSAMAGRLADRRGRGLVLIAAVTITAVGLALTIPDSLITVIIGVGVFTAGFFAAHTVASGWVGAVAQRDRAEASALYLFSYYLGSSVAGAVGGLAYQAGGWALTVLFVGALLAIALVLAAVMMLRNRFGHINAPE; encoded by the coding sequence ATGGCGATGGCTCCAAGTACCGAGCACACCCTGGCGATCAGCGCCGCCGATCCCGTACCCCACGAGACGGGTACCGCCGGATATCGGCGCCTAACGGGCGCGCTCTTCGCCGCCGGGCTTGCGACCTTCGCGGCTCTCTACGGCACGCAGGCGGTGCTCCCGGCTCTCTCTGCGGATTTCGGGGTCAGTCCCGCCGCCGCCGCGCTGACGGTCTCGGTGACCACCGGAATGCTCGCGCTGTCGATCATTCCGGCCAGTGCGCTCTCGGAACGGTACGGGCGCACCCGGGTGATGCTGGTCTCGGCAATCGCGACGACGATCATCGGGTTACTGCTCCCGGCCAGTCCCAGCTTCGCGGTGCTGTTGATCGGCCGTGCTGCCGAAGGTGCAGCACTGGCGGGGATTCCGGCTGTCGCGATGGCGTTTCTTGCCGAAGAAGTACACCCGGGCTCACTGGGCTCGGCTATGGGCAGATACATCGCCGGAACGACGGTCGGTGGGCTCTCCGGACGGCTGGTGGCGTCCTCGGTGCTCGATGTGAGCAACTGGCGGATCGCCTTACTCGGCAGTGGTGCAATGACTTTGGTGTGCACGGTGTTGTTCGCGGTGCTGCTGCCGAAGTCCCAGTTCTTTGCGCCGAAGCGGGTCAGGGTCGGTACCACGATGCGAATCCTCGGTGCGCACCTGCGAAACCCGGTCCTGCTCATCATGTTCGGGTTGGCATTTGTGCTCATGGGCGGGTTCGTCACCGTATACAACTACCTGGGATATCGCCTGGTCGCGCCGCCGTTCGATTTACCCACGGCTATTGCCGGCCTGTTGTTTCTGCTGTACCTGGCGGGAACGGTGTCGTCGGCGATGGCCGGGCGGCTGGCGGACCGTCGCGGCCGGGGCCTGGTGCTGATCGCGGCGGTGACCATCACGGCGGTGGGGCTCGCGCTGACCATCCCGGACTCGCTCATCACGGTGATCATCGGAGTGGGGGTGTTCACCGCCGGATTCTTCGCCGCACATACCGTCGCGAGCGGCTGGGTTGGCGCCGTGGCGCAGCGCGACCGAGCCGAGGCGTCCGCGCTGTACCTGTTCAGTTACTACCTGGGCAGCTCGGTGGCAGGCGCTGTGGGTGGATTGGCATACCAGGCCGGCGGGTGGGCACTCACGGTGCTCTTCGTGGGTGCCCTCCTGGCGATTGCCCTGGTACTGGCCGCGGTGATGATGCTCCGAAACCGGTTTGGCCATATCAACGCACCCGAATAG
- a CDS encoding RluA family pseudouridine synthase, with the protein MTSRSLPVPDGLSGMRVDAGLARLLGLSRTAAATLAEEGAVLLDGVVVTKSEKLTAGTWLEVTLPEPKAPPENRVEAIEGMKILYADDDLVAVDKPAGVAAHASVGWSGPTVLGGLAAAGFRMTTSGVPERKGIVHRLDVGTSGVMVVALSEKAYTELKRAFKYRRVEKRYHALVQGHPDPSSGTIDAPIGRHRGHDWKFAVVEDGRHSITHYDTLEAFVAASLLDIHLETGRTHQIRVHFSAIKHPCCGDLTYGADPTLAAKLGLERQWLHAKSLAFTHPGDGRWMEITSDYPDDLAHALDVLR; encoded by the coding sequence ATGACCTCGCGTTCTCTGCCGGTGCCCGACGGCCTGTCCGGCATGCGGGTCGACGCCGGGCTGGCACGCCTGCTCGGGCTGTCGCGCACGGCCGCGGCCACTCTCGCCGAAGAGGGCGCGGTGCTTCTCGATGGTGTTGTGGTCACCAAGTCCGAGAAACTCACCGCGGGCACCTGGCTGGAGGTCACTCTCCCCGAACCCAAGGCCCCGCCGGAGAATCGGGTCGAGGCCATCGAGGGTATGAAAATTCTGTACGCCGATGACGATCTGGTTGCCGTCGACAAACCAGCGGGCGTCGCGGCCCACGCCTCTGTCGGCTGGAGCGGTCCCACCGTGCTCGGCGGGCTCGCCGCCGCCGGGTTCCGGATGACTACCTCAGGTGTGCCGGAACGCAAGGGAATCGTGCACCGCCTGGACGTCGGCACCTCGGGCGTGATGGTTGTCGCGTTGTCGGAGAAGGCTTACACCGAGCTCAAACGGGCCTTCAAGTACCGGCGCGTGGAGAAGCGTTATCACGCTCTCGTGCAAGGACATCCGGACCCGTCCAGCGGCACCATCGATGCCCCCATCGGGCGGCACCGGGGACACGACTGGAAGTTCGCCGTCGTCGAGGACGGACGTCATTCGATCACCCACTACGACACCCTTGAAGCGTTCGTGGCGGCCAGCCTGTTGGACATACACCTGGAAACCGGTCGCACCCACCAGATCCGGGTGCATTTTTCGGCCATCAAACATCCCTGCTGCGGTGATCTGACCTATGGCGCGGATCCAACGCTGGCTGCCAAGCTCGGGCTGGAACGGCAATGGCTGCACGCCAAATCGCTGGCATTCACGCATCCGGGCGATGGCCGCTGGATGGAGATCACCAGCGACTATCCGGACGATCTGGCGCACGCGCTCGACGTCCTGCGATGA
- the lspA gene encoding signal peptidase II → MMGDVSDEPETAPKPKRRIKLLLIVAAVVLAVDVVSKVLAVKLLQPGKPVPIIGDTVSWTLVRNSGAAFSFATGYTWVLTLIAMSVVVGILLIGRRLVSTWWAIGLGMILGGALGNLVDRFFRGPGPLRGHVVDFLSVGWWPVFNVADPAVVGGAILLVALSLFGYDYDSDERSTRGVSSTDERSTGEASSTDDSTTPDDADAQASQIKPI, encoded by the coding sequence ATGATGGGTGACGTGAGTGACGAGCCCGAAACCGCCCCGAAGCCCAAGCGGCGGATAAAACTGCTGCTCATCGTGGCGGCGGTGGTACTCGCGGTGGACGTCGTCAGCAAGGTCCTCGCCGTCAAACTGCTGCAGCCCGGCAAACCGGTGCCCATCATCGGCGACACCGTCAGCTGGACGCTGGTGCGTAACTCGGGCGCCGCGTTCTCCTTCGCCACCGGATACACCTGGGTTCTGACCCTCATCGCCATGTCGGTCGTGGTGGGAATCCTGCTCATCGGACGCCGGTTGGTCTCGACGTGGTGGGCGATCGGTTTGGGGATGATCCTCGGCGGTGCGCTGGGCAATCTCGTCGACAGGTTCTTTCGGGGGCCCGGACCCCTGCGCGGTCACGTGGTCGACTTCCTCTCGGTGGGGTGGTGGCCTGTCTTCAATGTCGCCGACCCGGCGGTGGTAGGTGGGGCGATCCTGCTGGTGGCGCTGTCGCTGTTCGGCTACGACTACGACTCCGACGAGCGCTCGACGCGAGGAGTATCGAGCACCGACGAGCGCTCGACGGGAGAAGCATCGAGCACCGACGACTCGACGACGCCGGACGACGCCGACGCGCAGGCTTCCCAGATCAAGCCAATATGA